One Desulfatiglans anilini DSM 4660 DNA window includes the following coding sequences:
- the map gene encoding type I methionyl aminopeptidase, whose product MKNKIVKVGRNDPCPCGSGLKYKKCCLPREQAGQRGQKDLYWRRHRIRIKEPIDIEGIRRAGKVAIATLDLVESQLKIGMTTDEINTIVHEFTIAQGAVPAPLHYRGFPKSVCTSVNEVICHGIPGSQALEDGDIVNVDVTPILNGYYADTSKTFYIGTPGPDARKIVETARQCLKLGLDTVAPGNTVGDIGWAIQQYAESQGCSVVREFVGHGVGFEFHEPPQIPHYGRKGEGIVLIPGMVFTVEPMINLGRKELEVLDDNWTAVTRDHSLSAQFEQTVVVTEDGFESLTPYDL is encoded by the coding sequence AAATGCTGCCTACCGCGCGAACAAGCCGGGCAGCGTGGGCAAAAGGACCTCTATTGGAGGCGCCATCGCATCCGGATCAAGGAACCGATCGACATCGAGGGGATCCGGCGCGCCGGCAAGGTGGCGATCGCCACTCTGGACCTGGTGGAATCCCAGCTCAAGATCGGCATGACCACCGATGAGATCAACACCATCGTACACGAATTTACGATTGCACAGGGCGCCGTACCCGCCCCTCTCCATTACCGCGGGTTCCCGAAAAGCGTCTGCACATCGGTCAACGAGGTCATCTGCCACGGCATCCCCGGCAGTCAGGCGCTGGAGGACGGCGACATCGTCAACGTCGACGTGACGCCGATTTTGAACGGCTATTATGCGGACACCAGCAAGACCTTCTACATCGGGACCCCCGGCCCCGATGCCCGGAAGATCGTTGAAACCGCAAGACAGTGCCTGAAGCTCGGGCTGGACACGGTAGCTCCCGGAAACACGGTCGGTGACATCGGCTGGGCGATTCAGCAATATGCCGAGTCGCAGGGATGCTCCGTGGTCCGGGAATTCGTCGGGCACGGGGTGGGCTTCGAATTCCACGAACCCCCGCAAATCCCCCATTACGGACGCAAAGGCGAGGGGATCGTGTTGATCCCGGGCATGGTCTTCACCGTGGAGCCGATGATCAATCTCGGGAGGAAGGAACTCGAGGTGCTGGACGACAATTGGACTGCGGTCACACGCGACCATTCGCTCTCGGCCCAGTTCGAGCAGACGGTCGTCGTCACGGAAGACGGCTTCGAAAGCCTGACGCCCTATGATTTGTGA
- a CDS encoding M48 family metallopeptidase codes for MADRKAYSVRESPRARCVRLELSLREGLVVVVPRGFDRAGIPAILEEKEGWLVRAQSRLARQGAVGAAGATAAVPDRIVLQAIDAEFRVGFLPSRSAGIRIVEVDERELMVCGGTGETAAAQAALRAWVTQKAKGVLPQWLNALARQRGFRFGQAAVRCQKTRWGSCSCRKTISLNCKLLFLPRECVDYVMLHELCHTIHMNHSREFWNLLERHDPECKARDAALQSAWRRVPGWF; via the coding sequence GTGGCGGACCGAAAGGCTTACAGCGTCAGGGAGAGCCCGCGGGCAAGATGCGTGAGGCTCGAGCTGTCCCTGCGCGAAGGGCTTGTGGTGGTTGTGCCCAGGGGCTTCGATCGGGCAGGGATTCCTGCCATCCTCGAGGAGAAGGAGGGCTGGCTCGTGCGGGCTCAGTCGCGCCTCGCTCGGCAGGGTGCCGTCGGGGCGGCGGGCGCCACGGCTGCAGTGCCGGATCGAATCGTCCTGCAGGCGATCGACGCCGAATTCAGGGTCGGATTTCTGCCTTCCCGTTCAGCGGGGATCCGGATCGTCGAAGTGGATGAGCGCGAACTCATGGTTTGCGGAGGGACGGGCGAGACGGCTGCCGCCCAGGCCGCGCTGCGTGCATGGGTCACCCAGAAGGCCAAGGGGGTTCTGCCCCAGTGGCTGAACGCGCTTGCCCGCCAGAGAGGGTTCCGGTTTGGGCAGGCGGCGGTCAGGTGCCAGAAAACCCGCTGGGGGAGCTGCTCCTGCCGGAAGACCATCAGCCTTAACTGCAAGCTCCTGTTTCTGCCCCGCGAGTGTGTCGACTATGTGATGCTGCACGAACTCTGTCATACGATCCACATGAACCATTCGAGGGAGTTCTGGAATTTACTGGAAAGGCATGATCCGGAATGCAAAGCGAGGGACGCCGCCTTGCAGAGCGCCTGGAGACGCGTGCCTGGATGGTTTTGA
- a CDS encoding flavodoxin family protein has product MNVLGIYGSPRKGGNTDRLLDSVLEGAQAAGAEVKRIYVRKLKMSGCIECGGCDKTGECVVKDDMQEVYPMLAEASVIFLASPIFFYGITAQAKALVDRSQAMWARRMLLKTREERKRYDGGTGYLVAAGATKGKTLFDGARMEARYFFDALDMHCGEGFFARGLEKRSDLEKHPELLEDAFRFGREAVEAERTGGSPAAAG; this is encoded by the coding sequence ATGAACGTATTGGGTATCTACGGCAGCCCCCGCAAGGGCGGGAACACCGACCGCCTTCTGGACAGCGTCCTCGAGGGGGCGCAGGCGGCCGGTGCCGAGGTGAAGCGCATTTATGTCCGCAAATTGAAGATGTCCGGGTGCATCGAGTGCGGAGGGTGCGACAAGACCGGCGAATGCGTCGTCAAGGACGACATGCAGGAGGTCTACCCGATGCTGGCCGAGGCCTCGGTGATCTTTCTGGCCTCGCCGATCTTTTTCTACGGTATTACGGCCCAGGCCAAGGCCCTGGTGGACCGTTCGCAGGCGATGTGGGCGCGCCGCATGCTGCTCAAGACGCGCGAGGAGCGGAAACGCTACGACGGCGGCACGGGGTACCTGGTCGCTGCAGGCGCAACCAAAGGAAAAACGCTTTTTGACGGGGCCCGGATGGAGGCGCGCTACTTCTTCGACGCCTTGGACATGCATTGCGGGGAGGGCTTTTTCGCCAGGGGCCTCGAAAAACGGTCGGATTTGGAAAAACACCCCGAGCTGCTCGAAGACGCATTCCGGTTCGGCCGCGAAGCGGTCGAGGCGGAGCGGACGGGCGGATCACCCGCGGCGGCGGGCTGA
- the queG gene encoding tRNA epoxyqueuosine(34) reductase QueG yields MMREDSPSRNPPDRAVFERKAKELGFLRVGFSPAEAPPHLDAFLEWIAAGRHAGMHWMASHADLRRHPAALLEGCRTVISLAYPYSPRKPVTTDRFEAARFTEPRLPDYHDRLRKHARPLLDLLRSWDPRSRNRICVDSAPILERSFALRAGVGFIGKNNLLIVPGYGSYVFLLEILTTIPLKPTLSTPPKDHCGPCNRCIEACPSGALSGPRLFDASLCLSYRTIECRDPLGADAAEAASGCFFGCDVCQEVCPFNPIAVTEDPCLPDAADILAMDAEAFATRFGTSAFARAGLEKIKGNLLAVMPSESARRRG; encoded by the coding sequence ATGATGCGAGAAGACTCGCCGAGCAGGAATCCACCCGACAGGGCCGTTTTCGAACGGAAAGCGAAGGAACTCGGCTTTTTGCGCGTGGGGTTCTCGCCGGCGGAAGCGCCTCCCCATCTCGATGCCTTTCTGGAGTGGATCGCTGCAGGCCGCCATGCCGGCATGCATTGGATGGCGAGCCACGCCGATCTGCGCCGTCACCCTGCTGCGCTGCTCGAAGGATGCCGGACCGTCATCTCGCTGGCCTATCCCTACTCACCCCGCAAACCGGTGACAACGGACCGGTTCGAGGCGGCTCGTTTCACCGAACCGCGCCTCCCCGATTATCATGACCGCCTCAGAAAACACGCCCGTCCCCTGTTGGATCTCCTTCGCAGCTGGGATCCTCGGAGCAGGAACAGGATCTGCGTAGATTCCGCGCCCATTCTGGAACGGAGCTTCGCTTTGCGGGCGGGCGTCGGCTTCATCGGCAAGAACAACCTCCTGATCGTCCCCGGATACGGCTCCTACGTCTTTCTGCTCGAAATCCTGACCACTATCCCTTTGAAACCGACGCTCAGCACCCCGCCGAAGGACCATTGCGGACCGTGCAACCGGTGCATAGAGGCGTGCCCATCCGGCGCCCTCTCGGGGCCCCGCCTCTTCGATGCGAGCCTCTGCCTTTCCTATCGCACCATCGAGTGCCGCGACCCCCTGGGAGCTGATGCCGCTGAGGCGGCCAGCGGCTGTTTTTTCGGCTGCGATGTGTGCCAGGAGGTCTGTCCGTTCAATCCGATCGCGGTAACCGAGGATCCGTGCCTCCCCGACGCAGCGGACATCCTGGCCATGGACGCAGAGGCCTTCGCGACCCGATTCGGGACGAGCGCCTTCGCACGCGCCGGCCTCGAAAAAATCAAAGGCAATCTCCTGGCCGTCATGCCATCGGAATCAGCCCGCCGCCGCGGGTGA
- a CDS encoding HNH endonuclease, with the protein MDRVLLLNITYEPLKIINWRKAVTLLSLGKVEVLEEYGREIRSVSFQIKLPAVVRLLRLVRRPPKPVKFSRQNIYARDKYTCQYCGEPFAPEELTYDHVVPRSRGGRTEWGNIVSCCVECNRRKGGRTPQEAGMRLIQKPSRPKWLPVLKITVGINDVPTSWRDYLYWNMELME; encoded by the coding sequence ATGGATAGGGTCCTGCTGCTGAACATCACCTATGAACCTCTCAAGATCATCAACTGGCGAAAGGCGGTGACGCTGCTTTCGCTCGGGAAGGTGGAGGTCCTGGAGGAGTACGGCCGTGAGATCCGCTCGGTCAGCTTCCAGATCAAGCTCCCTGCCGTCGTGAGGCTCCTGAGGCTTGTCAGACGCCCTCCGAAACCGGTCAAATTCTCCCGCCAGAACATCTATGCCCGGGACAAATACACGTGTCAATACTGTGGTGAACCCTTTGCGCCCGAAGAGTTGACCTATGACCATGTCGTTCCGCGCTCACGGGGCGGCAGGACGGAATGGGGCAACATCGTCAGTTGCTGCGTCGAGTGCAACCGCAGAAAAGGCGGACGTACGCCGCAGGAGGCCGGCATGCGGCTGATCCAGAAACCCTCTCGCCCCAAGTGGCTCCCCGTCCTGAAGATCACTGTCGGCATCAATGACGTTCCGACCTCCTGGCGCGATTATCTCTATTGGAATATGGAACTGATGGAGTAG
- a CDS encoding cupin domain-containing protein, with product MIVRNLEHEEVVRSLYRAHGGASAVMLLTSQVLEGMLFFAHAVLKPGKEIEAHVDPYEEIYYILEGEGYMTVGDEGRAVKTGDAIWLPYGVPHSLKNTGDQDCAILVSAAMPR from the coding sequence ATGATCGTCAGAAATCTGGAACACGAAGAAGTCGTGCGCAGCCTGTACAGGGCGCATGGAGGCGCGAGCGCCGTGATGCTGCTGACCAGCCAGGTTCTCGAGGGAATGCTTTTTTTTGCGCATGCCGTGCTGAAACCGGGTAAAGAGATCGAGGCCCATGTGGACCCCTATGAGGAGATCTATTATATCCTTGAAGGGGAGGGGTACATGACGGTTGGAGACGAAGGGAGAGCGGTCAAGACGGGCGATGCAATATGGCTACCTTACGGCGTCCCGCACAGCCTGAAGAACACCGGAGACCAGGATTGTGCGATCCTAGTCTCCGCCGCGATGCCCCGATAA
- a CDS encoding IclR family transcriptional regulator: protein MRRESAFHGGKSERNPALSRGLKILEVLAAVDGDLSFSSLKETSQIPGPSLWRLLHVLRDTGYALYDPKNHTYRLGYKFLYMGNLLLDRMGFRSEARHYLRKLVDLTGETAEFSGRVKDELVLLDQDESPQAVRLFSRIGSTCPYFHATAPRS, encoded by the coding sequence ATCCGCCGCGAAAGTGCGTTTCATGGGGGAAAATCAGAGAGGAACCCGGCGCTTTCAAGGGGTTTGAAGATCCTCGAGGTCCTGGCGGCCGTGGATGGAGACCTCAGCTTCTCGTCTCTGAAAGAGACCTCTCAGATCCCCGGACCTTCCTTGTGGCGACTGCTGCATGTCCTGCGCGATACGGGGTATGCCCTCTACGATCCAAAGAATCACACCTACCGTCTGGGCTACAAGTTTCTTTATATGGGGAATCTGCTTCTGGACCGGATGGGTTTCCGTTCCGAAGCGAGGCACTATCTCAGAAAGCTCGTGGATCTGACCGGGGAAACGGCGGAGTTTTCGGGCCGCGTCAAGGATGAGCTCGTGCTGCTTGATCAGGATGAGAGCCCCCAGGCCGTGCGGCTTTTTTCTCGGATCGGGAGCACCTGCCCCTATTTCCACGCCACCGCGCCGAGGAGTTGA
- a CDS encoding acyl-CoA dehydrogenase family protein, giving the protein MDFSLSREQKDIKRAAAEFARGEFKPELAEACELNHRFPRELYEKAGGLGFIGIDYSEEMGGGGMGVMENVLVIEEFCKADSSLGMAIHLAYLPAKIVRIFGTPQQKQKFLTPLTEGRWVSAVSFTEPNHGSDLRSMETTLTETADGFVLNGVKVFTTNAAYADFFIVLAQEDAEAPPGKGMSTILVQREPATWLEGRMEINEIPHKMGLRTTSSGEVVFHNLKVPKENILGERGRGLLNILDFLDESRIEIGAQALGNAEGAFLKALKHARERRQFEKPIIDFQAIGHKLGRLWSQIQSMKWMTYYAAWLCDNRTEQTAAAIPLFTSMVKHHVPETAKQVIDETITVFGGYGYFLEQEVERRYRDNRIVEIYEGTVEVQLNNMVRILKKLNLDFIRMNLI; this is encoded by the coding sequence ATGGATTTTTCTTTGAGCAGGGAACAGAAGGATATCAAGCGGGCGGCGGCGGAGTTTGCACGAGGTGAATTCAAACCGGAGCTTGCGGAAGCGTGCGAGCTCAATCACCGTTTTCCGAGGGAGTTGTATGAGAAGGCGGGGGGGCTCGGCTTCATCGGGATCGATTATTCCGAAGAGATGGGCGGCGGCGGAATGGGGGTCATGGAAAACGTCCTCGTCATCGAGGAGTTCTGCAAGGCGGATTCAAGTCTCGGGATGGCCATCCATCTGGCGTATCTTCCGGCCAAGATCGTGCGGATCTTCGGGACGCCGCAGCAGAAGCAGAAATTCCTGACGCCTTTGACCGAGGGGAGGTGGGTGTCCGCCGTATCGTTCACCGAGCCGAACCACGGAAGCGACTTGAGGAGCATGGAGACCACCCTGACCGAAACCGCCGACGGGTTTGTCTTGAACGGTGTGAAAGTCTTTACGACCAATGCGGCCTATGCCGATTTTTTCATCGTGCTGGCACAGGAAGACGCCGAGGCGCCTCCCGGAAAAGGGATGTCGACGATCCTCGTCCAACGCGAGCCCGCCACATGGCTCGAGGGCCGGATGGAGATCAACGAGATCCCCCACAAGATGGGGCTGCGGACGACCTCGAGCGGCGAGGTGGTCTTTCACAACCTGAAGGTCCCCAAGGAAAACATCCTGGGGGAAAGGGGCCGCGGCCTCTTGAATATCCTCGATTTCCTGGATGAAAGCCGCATCGAGATCGGGGCCCAGGCCCTGGGCAACGCGGAGGGCGCGTTTCTGAAGGCGCTCAAGCACGCGAGGGAAAGGCGGCAGTTCGAAAAGCCCATCATCGACTTCCAGGCGATCGGGCACAAACTGGGGAGATTGTGGAGTCAGATCCAGTCCATGAAATGGATGACCTACTATGCGGCCTGGCTGTGCGACAACCGAACGGAGCAGACCGCCGCCGCCATTCCGCTGTTCACATCGATGGTGAAGCATCACGTCCCTGAGACGGCCAAACAGGTGATCGACGAGACGATCACCGTTTTCGGGGGGTACGGCTATTTTCTGGAGCAGGAGGTCGAGCGGAGGTATCGCGACAACCGGATCGTGGAGATCTACGAGGGAACGGTGGAGGTCCAGCTCAACAACATGGTCAGGATCCTCAAGAAGCTGAATCTGGATTTTATCCGCATGAACCTGATTTGA
- a CDS encoding HIT family protein, with translation MEECIFCKIVRGEIPCFKIFEDERVLAFADINPITAGHTLVIPKKHAENLWEIPPEDFSAVQLAGKRIADALKKVLAPVGIACLQLNGRGVNQVVMHYHLHLIPRSGQEPPLPVSSWELKTGDMGAIGRLSERIAAAVG, from the coding sequence GTGGAAGAATGCATCTTCTGTAAGATCGTCCGCGGGGAGATTCCCTGTTTCAAGATCTTTGAAGACGAGAGGGTTCTGGCTTTCGCCGACATCAACCCGATCACGGCCGGACACACCCTGGTCATCCCGAAAAAACACGCTGAAAACCTGTGGGAAATCCCCCCCGAAGATTTCTCCGCGGTCCAGTTGGCGGGGAAGCGGATCGCCGATGCCTTGAAGAAGGTGCTCGCGCCGGTCGGGATCGCGTGCCTGCAGTTGAACGGACGCGGCGTGAACCAGGTGGTGATGCACTACCACCTGCACCTGATTCCGCGCTCGGGGCAGGAGCCACCGTTGCCGGTATCGAGCTGGGAGCTCAAGACGGGGGACATGGGGGCCATCGGCCGGCTCAGTGAGCGCATCGCGGCCGCTGTCGGATGA
- a CDS encoding class I SAM-dependent methyltransferase → MPRDPGSPHPLLIAHADLFTSERFHGRVLDVACGDGRNGIFLAGLGVQVTLCDVSKGMLEKARRSAAEAGVDVAFWEVDLEKAGENPLDGQHYGGMVVFRYLHRPLIPCLRKSLLEGGILIYSTFTTAQRLLGRPRNPDHLLNPGELLGWFEDWEVIHSWEGIRPDPDRAMAEIICRKRTIHAP, encoded by the coding sequence ATGCCGCGTGATCCGGGCAGCCCGCATCCGCTTCTGATCGCGCATGCGGACCTTTTCACCTCCGAGCGGTTCCACGGCCGGGTCCTGGATGTGGCCTGCGGTGACGGACGGAACGGGATCTTCCTTGCAGGACTCGGGGTGCAGGTGACCCTCTGCGACGTCTCGAAGGGGATGCTCGAGAAGGCGCGCCGATCGGCTGCGGAGGCCGGGGTCGACGTGGCGTTCTGGGAGGTCGATCTCGAGAAGGCCGGGGAAAACCCTTTGGATGGGCAGCATTACGGCGGGATGGTCGTGTTCCGCTATCTGCACAGGCCGTTGATTCCCTGCCTCCGCAAATCGCTTCTGGAAGGTGGGATTCTGATCTATTCCACGTTCACCACGGCGCAGCGGCTGCTTGGGCGTCCGCGCAATCCGGACCACCTCCTGAACCCCGGTGAGTTGCTTGGATGGTTCGAGGACTGGGAGGTGATCCATTCCTGGGAGGGCATCAGACCGGATCCTGATCGCGCAATGGCCGAGATCATCTGCCGCAAGAGGACCATCCACGCTCCCTGA
- a CDS encoding cyclohexane-1-carbonyl-CoA dehydrogenase, protein MSRIMEEQRILVGSVKRMAEEKIAPLAAEIDRKGEFNREVASLLWDLGLLQIMLPEEYGGWPLNPCHTLCLSVEEIAKVCASSALNLIIQAVGSFPLIRAGSKEQKDRYFPMISKDRRLMGYLVTEPGAGSDVAAISTKAQKADGVYVVSGRKTFATNGGVAGLYSVLAQTGAGGLSFFIVERETAGVVIGKFEDKCGFRGSNTAEVILEEVRVSEDNLLGKPGDGFKIAMADFDMSRPTVAALALGLARGALAFATEYATKRFTFGQPLIQHQAIQFILADSLTLIEAGRGLMEKAALNFDEGRQNTSLASMAKYFCSDAAMKITEDMVQVLGGYGYIKDYPVERMFRDAKLTQIFEGSNQIQRMIIGREIMKKASPGL, encoded by the coding sequence ATGAGCCGCATCATGGAAGAACAGAGGATCCTGGTCGGGAGCGTCAAGAGGATGGCGGAGGAGAAGATCGCCCCCCTGGCGGCCGAGATCGACCGGAAGGGGGAGTTCAACCGGGAGGTCGCTTCCTTGCTCTGGGATCTAGGGTTGCTCCAGATCATGCTGCCCGAGGAATACGGCGGCTGGCCCCTCAACCCCTGCCACACGCTCTGTCTGAGCGTCGAAGAGATCGCCAAGGTATGCGCTTCATCGGCCCTGAATCTGATCATTCAGGCCGTTGGGAGTTTTCCCCTCATCCGCGCCGGCAGCAAGGAGCAGAAAGACCGATATTTTCCAATGATCTCGAAGGACAGGCGGCTGATGGGATATCTGGTGACGGAGCCGGGGGCGGGTTCGGATGTGGCGGCCATTTCCACGAAAGCTCAAAAGGCGGACGGCGTTTACGTGGTTTCCGGGCGCAAGACTTTCGCCACCAACGGCGGGGTTGCCGGACTTTACTCCGTGCTGGCACAGACGGGGGCTGGAGGGCTCTCGTTTTTCATTGTCGAAAGGGAAACGGCGGGTGTCGTCATTGGAAAATTCGAGGACAAGTGCGGCTTCAGGGGAAGCAACACGGCCGAGGTGATCCTCGAGGAAGTCCGGGTTTCCGAGGATAACCTCCTGGGCAAACCAGGCGACGGGTTCAAAATCGCCATGGCCGATTTCGACATGTCGCGCCCCACCGTAGCGGCCCTCGCACTGGGCCTGGCCCGGGGCGCCCTCGCGTTTGCAACGGAATACGCGACGAAACGGTTCACCTTCGGCCAACCCCTGATCCAGCATCAGGCGATCCAGTTCATCCTTGCGGATTCCCTCACTCTCATCGAGGCGGGAAGAGGCTTGATGGAAAAGGCGGCCCTCAACTTCGACGAGGGCCGGCAGAATACGAGTTTGGCTTCTATGGCCAAGTATTTTTGCAGCGACGCGGCTATGAAGATTACCGAGGACATGGTGCAGGTCCTGGGGGGATACGGGTACATCAAGGATTACCCCGTCGAGCGGATGTTCCGGGATGCCAAGTTGACCCAGATCTTCGAGGGGTCCAACCAGATCCAGAGGATGATCATCGGACGGGAGATCATGAAAAAGGCATCCCCCGGGCTGTGA
- a CDS encoding PEGA domain-containing protein: MKICKRLCIIIGLITLFAGGCSTPVLKQDIPVSTNPMGAKMYADGQYVGTTPGTVSLERTRSHILTLQKENYHQEDVVIQRLYQKDRAYLKAIQSGVHSGLFFKDPAMGVGSSMSSLDAQEKTGEAYVLTPSAVKVTLTPLGSAGGAAPLEQAVDSPANGVPAEQAASTGEAAQMSHNEMVREVVKIGADAALSQANPLEKKVKTSSSSKEYVTADGTRVKKESSTSVGVGVNPAGLVNAIDALFK, from the coding sequence ATGAAGATCTGTAAGCGGCTCTGTATCATCATAGGACTGATCACCTTGTTTGCAGGCGGATGCAGCACACCGGTCCTGAAGCAGGACATCCCGGTTTCGACCAACCCCATGGGGGCGAAGATGTATGCCGATGGGCAATACGTCGGAACAACCCCGGGCACGGTTTCGCTCGAGCGGACCCGCAGCCATATCCTTACCCTGCAAAAAGAGAACTACCACCAGGAGGATGTGGTGATCCAGAGATTGTACCAGAAAGACAGGGCCTACCTGAAAGCGATTCAATCAGGCGTTCATTCCGGGCTCTTTTTCAAGGATCCCGCCATGGGGGTCGGGAGCAGTATGAGTTCCCTCGATGCGCAGGAGAAGACAGGTGAGGCCTATGTATTGACACCGTCCGCTGTCAAGGTGACCTTGACACCTCTAGGAAGCGCGGGTGGGGCGGCCCCTCTGGAACAGGCGGTTGACTCCCCGGCAAACGGCGTCCCCGCGGAGCAGGCGGCCAGCACCGGCGAAGCGGCCCAGATGAGCCATAATGAGATGGTGCGCGAAGTGGTCAAAATTGGTGCTGATGCGGCGTTGAGCCAGGCAAATCCACTCGAAAAAAAGGTGAAGACCTCTTCGTCATCGAAGGAGTATGTCACCGCAGATGGAACCAGGGTCAAGAAAGAATCGAGCACGTCGGTCGGTGTGGGCGTCAACCCGGCTGGACTGGTCAACGCCATCGATGCCCTGTTCAAATAG
- a CDS encoding alpha/beta hydrolase, with protein MAVLYGILTVFVLYLCISLLLTYVVHRVPRHPVRDLPDWGKVEDVRIPAADGGYLEVWRVEPEGGPAASRGIVLLAHGWSRNRDRMVGRARVFGKLGFTTVLHSARDHGGSSPYPFMNAFRFAEDIETVMRWIGRPLLLYGHSAGAAGAIIAAGRNSERVRLLFLEGCYARTREALLRLYRNFNWFFGLVFAPAVVAWMDLFYRFRMDRVSPVRIAPSLHCPVLLIHGEKDQHFPLQHAWKLRDAFPAGKAELFVAHGSDHSSASLDPGYPEAIKAFVERHLWAATGGGGGSRDAA; from the coding sequence TTGGCGGTTCTCTACGGGATCCTGACGGTTTTCGTTCTCTATCTCTGCATCAGTCTTCTCCTGACCTATGTGGTCCACCGCGTCCCCCGTCATCCAGTCCGCGATCTGCCCGACTGGGGAAAGGTCGAGGATGTGCGCATCCCGGCGGCCGACGGGGGGTACCTGGAGGTCTGGCGGGTCGAGCCCGAGGGAGGGCCGGCGGCCTCGCGCGGGATCGTCCTCCTGGCCCATGGATGGAGCCGCAATCGCGATCGGATGGTCGGGCGGGCCCGAGTCTTTGGCAAACTGGGGTTCACGACGGTCCTGCACAGCGCGCGGGATCACGGCGGCTCCAGCCCGTATCCCTTCATGAACGCCTTCCGGTTCGCTGAGGACATCGAAACGGTCATGCGCTGGATCGGCCGGCCGCTTCTCCTGTACGGGCACTCAGCCGGGGCCGCCGGGGCCATCATCGCGGCAGGGCGCAATTCGGAGAGGGTACGACTTCTCTTTCTGGAAGGGTGCTATGCCCGGACGCGGGAGGCCCTGCTGCGCCTCTACCGGAATTTCAACTGGTTCTTCGGTCTCGTGTTTGCGCCTGCCGTGGTGGCATGGATGGACCTCTTCTACCGTTTCCGCATGGATAGGGTCAGCCCCGTGCGGATCGCCCCTTCCCTCCACTGCCCTGTCCTCTTGATTCACGGCGAAAAGGATCAGCATTTTCCACTCCAGCACGCGTGGAAGCTGAGGGACGCTTTTCCGGCGGGAAAGGCCGAGCTTTTTGTGGCGCATGGCAGCGATCACAGCAGCGCCAGCCTGGATCCGGGGTACCCCGAAGCCATCAAGGCCTTCGTTGAACGCCACCTCTGGGCCGCCACGGGCGGCGGCGGGGGATCCCGTGATGCCGCGTGA